TGCGTCTGATTTAGACGGTACGTTGCTTTCTCCCGATCACACACTGTCGCCTTTCGCCAAAGAAACGTTAAAACTGCTGACCGCGCGCGGCATCAATTTTGTTTTTGCCACCGGCCGCCATCACGTCGATGTCGGGCAGATCCGCGATAATCTTGGCATCAAGGCTTATATGATCACCTCTAACGGTGCGCGCGTGCACGATACGGATGGCAATCTGGTCTTTACGCATAATCTGGATCGCGATATCGCCGCCGATCTGTTTGGCATCATGCATAACGAGCCTGGCATCGTTACCAATGTCTACCGCGATGATGAGTGGTTTATGAACCGCCACCGCCCGGACGAGATGCGTTTCTTCAAAGAAGCGGTGTTCCAGTATTCGCTGTATGAGCCGGGTCTGTTGGAGCCGGAAGGGATCAGCAAAGTCTTTTTCACCTGCGAAAGCCACGAAAAATTGCTGCCGCTGGAGCAGGCGATCAACGCCCGCTGGGGCGATCGCGTTAACGTCAGTTTCTCGACCTTAACCTGCCTGGAAGTGATGGCGGGCGGCGTGTCGAAAGGCCATGCCCTGGAAGCGGTAGCCGGTGCGTTGGGTTACAGCCTGAACGAGTGCATCGCCTTTGGCGACGGCATGAACGATGCGGAAATGCTGTCGATGGCGGGCAAAGGGTGCATTATGGCTAACGCTCATCAGCGTCTGAAAGAACTCCACCCGGAACTGGAAGTGATTGGCACCAACGCCGACAACGCCGTGCCGAAATATTTGCGTAAGTTGTTCCTGGAATAAGATTGACATCTGTTTATAAAACAAACAGACGTCAACCAAATACTCAAACTTTGCGCAACCGAGTCCGCTACAATGCGTGTTCTTTCCCCTGAGAGACATTCATTGTGGCGTTACTGATCATCACCACTATTCTGTGGGCCTTCTCGTTTAGCCTGATTGGCGAATACCTTGCCGGTCACGTCGACAGCTACTTTTCCGTGCTGATGCGCGTGGGGCTGGCGGCGCTGGTCTTTATTCCTTTCCTGCGTACGCGCGGGCATAGCCTGAAAACCATCGGCTTGTATATGTTGGTGGGCGCGCTGCAACTGGGCATCATGTATCTGCTCAGCTTCCAGGCTTATCTCTATTTAACGGTGTCGGAATTCCTGCTGTTTACGGTGTTCACGCCGCTCTATATCACCCTGATTTACGATCTGCTGAGCAAGCGCGGCCTGCGCTGGAGCTACGCCCTGAGCGCCGGGCTGGCGGTGATTGGCGCGGCGATTATCCGCTACGACAAAGTGAGCGATCACTTCTGGATTGGCCTGATTCTGGTGCAACTGGCGAACATCAGCTTCGCCATCGGCATGGTGGGCTATAAGCGCCTGATGGAGACGCGCCCGATGCCGCAGCACAACGCGTTTGCCTGGTTTTACCTTGGCGCATTTGTGGTGGCCGCTATCGCATGGTTTGCCATGGGCAACCCGCAGAAACTGCCAACCACCACGTTGCAGTGGGGCATTTTGGTCTGGCTGGGCGTGGTGGCTTCCGGGCTGGGTTACTTTATGTGGAATTACGGCGCCACGCAGGTGGATGCGGGTACGCTCGGCATTATGAACAATGTGCACGTGCCTGCCGGATTGCTGGTTAACCTCGCTATCTGGCAGGAACAGCCGCACTGGCCGAGTTTTATTATTGGTGGGGCGGTGATAATGGCCTCGTTATGGGTACATCGGCGTTGGGTCGCTCCGCGCTCCGCACAAACGGCAGATGATCGCACGCGTGATTCCGCGTTGAGCGAATAAACGCTTCCGTCACCGGCTGACGCTGTTCGCCATCGCGCACGGCGGCGTACAGCCGGCTCCACAATCCTTCGCCCAGGGTTTTGGTGACTACCAGACCCTGGCGCTCAAAACTCTCCACCACCCAGTGCGGCAGCGCCGCAATCCCCATGCGGGCCGCGACCATCTGAATCAGCAGCAGGGTGTTATCGACGCTTTTCAGCGACGGGCTGACGCCAGCCGGTTGTAAAAAGTGACGCCAGATATCCAGCCGACTGCGCTGCACCGGGTAGATCAGCAGCGTTTCGCTGGCGATATCTTCCGGCGTGATGCGCGCTTTTGCCGCCAGCGGATGATCCGGAGCCAGCACGAGTCGCACTTCAAAATCAAACATCGGTGAATAGTGCAGACCGCTGCGCGGCAGAATGTCGGAGGTCATCACCAGATCCAGCTCGCCCTGTTGCAGCGCAGGCTGTGGGTCAAATGTCACACCGGATTTGAAATCCATCTCCACTTGCGGCCAGCCCTGGCGGAAGTTTTCAAGCGCGGGTGTCAGCCACTGAATGCAGCTATGGCACTCAATGGCGATACGTAATGAGGTTTGCTGCGGCTCGTTGCAGGCTTGCAATGCGCGGCTGATTTGCGGCAGCACCTGGTTTGCCAGTTGCAGCAGGATCTCGCCCTGCGGCGTAAAACGCAGCGGCTGGCTTTTACGCACAAATAACCGGAAACCGAGGCGCTGTTCCAGATCGCTGAACTGATGGGAAAGCGCGGATTGCGTTTGATGCAGCGTGGCAGCCGCCGCAGCGAGCGATCCGCTGTTTCGTAACGCTTGTAGCGTTTTCAGGTGTTTAATCTCGATCATGAAAGTCCTTCACTCCGGCATGAACATTTTGCGCTTGAGGTATACACAGTACCTTCACATTATGGATGTGTAAACATCTGGACGTCCAAAACTCGTCGTATTTCAACTTGCAGGTGCGTTGGCTGCCTCGCTTACCCTGGTCACTTACTTCAGTAAGCTCCCAGGGATGCGCTGCGTTGCCGCCTTCCTGCCAGCTGAACTACTTAGAGTTTTGCCTTCAGAATCAGATAAATAAAAGAGGAAGGAACATGACAATTATTAATCACACCCTCGGTTTTCCTCGCGTTGGCCTGCGTCGCGAGCTGAAAAAAGCGCAAGAAAGTTACTGGGCGGCTAATTCTTCCCGTGAAGAACTGCTGGCGGTTGGCCGCGACCTGCGTGCCCGCCACTGGGATCAGCAAAAACAGGCCGGGATTGATCTGCTGCCGGTCGGCGACTTTGCCTGGTACGACCATGTTCTGACCACCAGCCTGCTGCTTGGCAATGTTCCGGCTCGTCATCAGAACAACGACGGCTCTGTGGATATCGACACTCTTTTCCGCATTGGTCGCGGTCGCGCACCGACCGGTGAACCGGCTGCCGCAGCGGAAATGACCAAATGGTTCAACACCAACTATCACTACATGGTTCCCGAGTTCAGCAAAGGCCAGCAGTTCAAACTGACCTGGACCCAACTGCTGGATGAAGTGGACGAAGCGCTGGCGCTCGGTCACAACGTCAAACCTGTACTGCTCGGCCCGGTAACGTACCTGTGGCTGGGTAAAGTCAAAGGCGAACAGTTCGACCGTTTAAGCCTGCTGAACGATATTCTGCCGGTTTACCAACAGGTGCTGGCCGAACTGGCAAAACGCGGTATCGAGTGGGTGCAAATCGACGAACCCGCGCTGGTGCTGGAGTTGCCACAAGCGTGGCTGAACGCCTTCAAACCGGCGTACGACGCGCTGAACGGCCAGGTAAAGCTGCTGCTGACCACCTATTTCGAAGGCGTAACGCCAAACCTGGATACCATCACCGCGCTGCCGGTGCAGGGTCTGCATATCGATCTGGTACACGGTAAAGATAACGTTGCCGAACTGCATCAGAGCCTGCCTGCCGACTGGCTGCTCTCCGCCGGGCTTGTCAATGGCCGTAACGTCTGGCGCGCCGATCTGACAGAAAAATATGCGCAAATCAAAGATGTGGTTGGCAAACGCCCACTGTGGGTCGCTTCTTCCTGCTCGCTGCTGCACAGCCCGATCGATTTAAGCGTCGAAACCCGTCTTGATGAAGAAGTAAAAAGTTGGTTTGCCTTCGCCCTGCAAAAATGCCAGGAACTGGCGCTGCTGCGCGATGCGCTGAACAGCGGCAACACCGAAAAACTCACCGAGTGGAGCGCCCCGATTCAGGCGCGTCGCCACTCGACACGCGTGCATAACTCGGCGGTAGCACAGCGCCTGGCGGCAATCACCGCACAGGATAGCCAGCGTCAAAGCCCTTATGCAGAACGCGCTCAGACGCAGCGCGCACGCTTTAATCTGCCGGCCTGGCCGACCACCACTATCGGTTCATTCCCGCAGACCACCGAAATCCGCGGCCTGCGCCTGGAGTTCAAAAAAGGCAATCTGGATGCGGCGAACTACCGCACCGGTATCGCGGAACATATCAAACAAGCGATTGCCGAGCAGGAACGCCTGGGGCTGGACGTGCTGGTGCACGGCGAAGCCGAGCGTAACGACATGGTGGAGTACTTCGGGGAAAATCTTGACGGTTTCGTCTTTACGCAAAACGGCTGGGTGCAGAGCTACGGTTCCCGCTGCGTGAAGCCGCCGGTGGTGATCGGCGATGTCAGCCGCCCGCAGCCGATCACAGTGGAGTGGGCGAAGTACGCGCAATCCCTGACCGACAAACCGGTGAAAGGCATGCTGACCGGCCCGGTGACCATTCTCTGCTGGTCCTTCCCGCGTGAAGATGTCAGCCGCGAAACCATCGCCAAACAGATTGCGCTGGCGTTGCGTGATGAAGTGGCGGATCTGGAAGCGGCAGGAATTGGCATCATTCAGATTGATGAACCGGCCTTGCGTGAAGGTTTACCCCTGCGTCGTAGCGACTGGGATGCGTACCTGGCGTGGGGCGTGGAAGCGTTTCGCATTAACGCCGCCGTGGCGAAAGATGACACGCAGATCCATACCCACATGTGCTACTGCGAGTTCAATGACATCATGGATTCCATCGCCGCGCTGGATGCCGACGTGATCACTATTGAAACTTCGCGTTCGGATATGGAACTGCTGGAGTCGTTCGAAGAGTTCGAATACCCGAACGAAATTGGGCCGGGCGTGTATGACATTCACTCGCCAAACGTGCCGAGCGTCGAATGGATCGAAGCGCTGTTGCAGAAAGCGGCGCAGCGCATCCCGGCAGAGCGCCTGTGGGTAAACCCGGACTGCGGCCTGAAAACCCGCGGCTGGCCGGAAACGCGCAGTGCGCTTGCGAACATGGTGAAAGCCGCGCAGAACCTGCGTCAGCAGTAATCGCTTTACCGCGCCGCCCGTTGCCAAACCGGCGGCGCATCTTCCCTTCGGTAACATTTTTGTCAAATTCCCTTGTTTTAATCGACGCAACGAAAACACAGGGGAGTGAACCATGAGTAAAAAAAGTGCGCTGGCGGCGGTACTGCTGGCAATAATGAGCACCTCGGCATTCGCAAAATCGACACTGACGCTTTACACCAGCCAGCCCAATGAAGATGCACAGATGACCGTCAGCGCGTTTGAAAAAGCGCACCCGGACGTAGAAGTGAAATGGATCCGCGACGGCACCACCAAACTGACCGCCCGTTTACAGGCGGAATTAGCCGCTGGTGGCGCTGCGCCGGATGTGCTGCTGATTGCCGACAGCGTGACCATGGAATCTCTCAAACAACAAAACCTGCTGGCAGCTTACAAATCACCACAAGCCGCGCGTTTCGATGCACAACTGTATGACAAAGACGGGTATTACTACGGCACCAAACTGATCACCACCGGCATTGCGTACCACAGCAAAGCGCCGGTCAAACCTACCTCCTGGCAAGATCTGCTCAAACCAGAACTGAAAAACATGACCACCTTGCCAAGCCCGTTGTACTCCGGCGCGGCGCAGATCCATCAAGCAACATTGATGAATGACCCGGCGCTCGGCTGGCGCTATTACGAGAAGCTAAAAGAGAACGGCGCGATGCCGCAAAGCGGTAACGGCGCGGTGATGAGCGCGATTGCGTCTGGCAGCAAAGCTTATGGCGTGCTGGTGGATTACATGGCGATCCGCGAAAAAGCCAAAGGCGCGCCGATTGAATTTGTGTTCCCGAAAGAGGGTGTCAGCATCGTGACCGAACCGGTGGCGATGATGAAGAGTGCGAAAAACCCCCAAGCGGCAAAAGAATTCATCGACTTTGCGCTGTCGCAAGAGGGGCAAAAACTGGTGCTGCAACAAGGTTATCTGCCTGCGGATGCCAAACTGCCAGTGCCGAAAGGCTTCCCACCGCGCGACAGCATCAAGCTGATGCCGTTCGATGCGGCGAAAGCCCTGGCCGATACCGAGGCCAATAAAAAGCGCTTTGCCGACCTGTTCGGAAACCGCTAATTGATGACCAGTATGTCACTGCGTCAAACCGCCAGCGGCGGCCCGACAAAAGGGCTGCTCTGGTTATTGTTGTGCCTCGTGGCGCTGCTTAGCCTGTTGCCCAGCCTGCGGTTGCTGGTTTCCGCACTGATTGACTGGCGACAGGGTTGCGACAGCAGTTTATGGCGTGTGCTGAGCAATGCATCTACCTGGACCGCGCTCTGGCACAGCCTGTATACCAGCGGGTTGGGCACACTGCTTTCCCTGCTCCTGGGCAGCCTGTTCGCCTTTTGCCTTGCGCTGACCAACATCCGCATGAAACACGTCTGGGTGTTCCTGTTTATGCTGCCGATGATGATCCCGCCGCAGGTTACCGCGCTGAGCTGGCTGCAACTCTTCGGCCCGAGCAGCATTTTGCTCAATAGCATTGGCCTTGCGCCGGGGTTCGGCAGTATAAATCCGCTCTATTCGGCTGAAGGCATCGCGCTGTTGCTTGGCATTCAACATGCGCCGTTGGTGTTTCTCGCGCTGCGCACTCAGCTTCAGTGCCTGCCAAAAGAGCATATTGAAGCCGCAAGACTGAACGGCGCGTCATTGTGGCGGGTGTTTTTCGATATTGTGCTGCCGCTGTGCCGCACCGCGCTATGGGCGGGCGCAGCCATCGCCTTTGTCTCCGCGCTTGGCAACTTCGGCATTCCGGCAATGCTCGGCATTCCCATTTCCTATTTCGTTTTGCCGATCCATATCTACCAGACGCTCTCCAGCTTTGGCCCGTCGATGCTCAATGAAGTGGCGGCGCTGTCGGTGCTGATGGGCGTGCTGGCGATTGGCATTGTGACGTTACAAGGTCGGATGCAGCGGCGATACGCACTGCCGCTGATCGGCATGGCGGGGCGCACGCTGGGCTTTACACTTGGCAAATGGCGTCTGGCGACCGAACTGCTGCTCGGTGCGGTGCTGTGCGCCATTCTGCTTGCGCCGCTATTGGCCCTGGTTGCGACGTCGCTGGTTCCCACACTCGGCGTGCCGCTAAATAGCGAAACGCTCACGTTCGCGGCCTGGCGGGGAATTTTTGATGCGCAGAGCGCCACGCTACGGGCGTTAAGTAATAGCCTGTTTTTATCGATCTCCGCCGCCGTGGTGCTGATGCTATTAAGCCTGCCGCTGGCGTGGTTGCTGGTGCGTTACCCAAGCCGACCGCTGCGCTGGCTGCACAGTATGATCGACATTCCTTATACCTTGCCTGGCGTGGTGCTGGCGATCGCCTGCATTCTGCTGTTTGCTCGCCCGTTGCCGCTGGTGGACATAAGCCTTAGCGGCACGCTGACAATTATTTTCTTCGCCTACCTGGCGCGCTTTTTGACGGTCTGCCTGAAGCCGGTGCACAGCAGCATGCTGCAACTGGATCCGGCAATGGAAGAGGCCGCCAGCCTGGCGGGTGCGAATTTCTCCCAGCGGTTACGCCATATTGTGCTGCCGCTGCTGGCTCCCGCCGCGTTTGCCGGTGCGTTGTTGGTGTTCCTGACCGCCGTCAATGAACTGACCGTCTCGGCGCTGCTATGGAGCGCCGGGAAAGAGACCATTGGCGTGGTGATTTTTAACCTTGATGAGAGCGGCAACAAAGTGCTGGCATCGGCTCTTTCTGTGCTGGTAGTGGCACTGGTCGCGCTGGTCATGTTGCTGCTCAGCGCACTTGGGCGCTATTTACCGAAAGGAGTTATTCCGTGGCAGAACTGAGACTCGAACGGCTAAGCAAAGCCTTTGACGAGCAAACGGTGGTGCGGGATCTCACCTTAACCATCCCGCAAGGTGCATTCACTGCACTGCTGGGGCCAAGCGGCTGCGGCAAAACCACCACGCTGCGCATTCTTGCCGGGCTGGAGCAATTGAGCGACGGGCGTTTGCTGCTGGGCAATCGTTTACTGGCCGATAAAACCACACATATGCCGCCGGAGCAGCGTGATATGGGCATGGTATTTCAGTCCTACGCACTGTGGCCGCATATGACGGTGGCGGAGAACGTCGGTTACCCACTGAAATTGCGCAAAATAAACGGCGCGGCGCGACAAAAGCAGGTGATGGCCGCGCTGGACGTGGTTGAACTTGGCGCTTACGCCGCACGTTCGCCGCAAGCGCTGAGCGGTGGGCAACGCCAGCGAGTCGCACTGGCGCGCTGTCTGGTCTCTGAACCGCAAGTCGTGCTGCTGGATGAGCCACTGGCAAATCTCGATCGCCATCTGCGCGCCACCATGGAGCAGACATTTCGTGAGTTTCATCGCCGCACCGGCGCGACGTTTGTTTATGTCACCCACGATCAGGCAGAAGCAATGGCGCTGGCGAGCCATATCGCGGTAATGCATCAGGGTGAATTAATGCAGTGGGGCGCGCCGCAGGAACTTTACCAGCATCCGCAAAATGGCTGGGTTGCGCGCTTTATTGGTAAAGGCAGCGTGCTGACGCTGGCAACGCCCGCTGGCATTCAACATCTTGATTATGCATTGCTGCATGACGGCTTTACATGCGTCGGTAGCCGCCCTCAACAGCCGGTGTTGGTGCGCCCGGAGCATGTTCAGGTGGCAGAAAAGGGGATAGGTGCCCTCGTTGAAAGCTGCATCTATCAGGGCGAACGCTACTTGCTGGCGTTGCGCTTGCTGGATGGGCAAACGCTTACCGCGTTTCACCATTCACCGGTGCAATTGCAACAAACGGTGTATGTGCGTTTGACGCAGGGCTGGAGTCTGGAGGCAGCGTAACGTGCCGCCTCCGGCGCAAAACTTTACTTTTTACCGTACTGCGCAAACCAGGCCAGCATCCGATGCCAGCCATCTGCGGCCGATTCGGGGTGATAGCTTGGCCGGTAATCGGCGTTAAACGCATGTCCCGCTTCGGGATAGACAATAATCTCCGCGTTGGCATTCGCCGCCCGCAGCGCCTGGCGCATGGTTTCCACGCTCTCCTGCGAAATACCGGTATCCTGCGCACCGTATAAACCCAGCACTGGCGCGGTCAAATCCGTGGCGATATCTACCGGATGCTTCGGCGAATTTAGCGTTTTTTCTCCCGTCAGTTTGCCGTACCAGGCGATGGCCGCTTTCAGTTGCGGGTTATGCGCGGCATACAGCCACGCGATGCGGCCGCCCCAGCAAAAACCAGTCACCATCAGCTGATGTGCGTTGCCACCGTTTCGCGCCGCCCAGTTGGCAACGTGATCGAGGTCGGCAAGGACCTGCGCATCCGGCACTTTACTCACCAGAGCGCTGAACAACGTAGGAACATCGGCAAAATCATTCGGATCGCCCTGGCGGAAATAGAGTTCCGGTGCGACGGCAAGATAGCCTTCCAGGGCAAGGCGGCGACAGATATCGCGAATATGTTCATGCACGCCGAAAATTTCCTGTATGACGATCACTATCGGTAGCGGGCCATCCGCATTTTTTGGGCGTGCGTGAAAAGCGGGCATATTGTCGCCCTGCGTTGGAATCGTGGTTTCGCCGGCGATTAAGGCATCTTCCGGCGTGTGGACAATCGTTGAAGCATGAGGTGAAGCCGCAGGTGCAAAGCCCGGCTGGTCGTTGGTTGTCATGGCATTCTCCCTACCCTTTATTAGCGCTTCAATAACTATAGTCGGGAAGACCTGGCCGTGCGCAACTCCCCGTTTTCCAGGCTATCTTTGCTGCTGAGTTGATGGATACAACCTGTTAATGTGATTCGCGTCACTATTTTATGGAACTAGAGTGCAACCATTTTCATTCATGGTGATTTCTATCACGAAATCAAGCGCGTGGCTTCTGTAAAGTACCTCTTTACCTCTCCTGATAAAACCGACCACAAGGAGTCTGTTATGTCCAAGTCTGATGTTTTTCATCTCGGCCTCACCAAAAACGATTTACAAGGGGCTACGCTGGCTATCGTCCCTGGCGATCCTGAGCGTGTGGAAAAGATCGCCGCGCTGATGGATAAGCCGGTCAAACTGGCCTCTCACCGTGAATTTACCAGCTGGCGTGCAGAGCTTGATGGCAAATCAGTGATTGTTTGTTCCACCGGTATCGGCGGGCCGTCCACTTCTATTGCGGTGGAAGAGCTGGCTCAACTCGGTATCCGTACCTTCCTGCGTGTCGGCACAACCGGCGCGATTCAGCCACATATCAACGTTGGCGACGTGCTGATCACTACCGCTTCCGTGCGCCTCGACGGCGCCAGCCTGCACTTTGCGCCGATGGAATATCCGGCCGTTGCTGATTTCGCCTGTACCACTGCGCTGGTTGCTGCGTCAGATGCGATTGGCGCGACCAAACACATCGGCGTCACCGCCTCTTCCGACACCTTCTATCCGGGCCAGGAGCGTTACGACACCTTCTCTGGCCGCGTGGTGAACCGCTTTAAAGGCTCCATGGAGGAGTGGCAGTCGATGGGCGTGATGAACTACGAAATGGAGTCCGCAACGCTGCTGACCATGTGTTCAAGCCAGGGTCTGCGCGCCGGGATGGTTGCCGGGGTGATCGTTAACCGCACCCAGCAGGAGATCCCGAACGCCGAAACCATGAAGCAAACCGAAAGCCACGCGGTGAAAATCGTCGTTGAAGCCGCGCGTCGGCTTTTGTAATTCTTAATCGCGTCATACCTTGACGGCTCCCATCCGGGAGCCGTTTTTTATTCTGGCTTTTATTGACTCTGTTTATGTGAAGTTCATACTATCTCAAAATCAAATAAAATTGAGATAGTATGCGATGGGTATCAAACGGCCACCTGCTTTAACGCCTCTTGCCGCTATCAGCGGTGAGCAAATGGAGAAATACCATGCCTGGGCGCGCGTGCTTGATGATAAAGGACGGTATTTGCCCTGGGATGAGTTCCAGTTTCGGGTTAAAGGAGCGGATCCCGTCCTGGCATGGAGTTTTACCCGGCGGGCGCGCAGTTCTGCCATGCAATTTATTGACTATGCCAATGAACAGGGACAACAGGCCGGCTTCAATAAAACCAGCAGAATCGATGCGCTCTGTGAACAAGTAGATAAATACACCACAGCGCAAGCGCTAAATCAGCAACATGAACGTTTACAAGGTATCGGCGTGGCGCTTAGCCAACTCCAGTTTGACGAGGCGATCACAAGTAGCCAACTGGAAGGGGCAAATACCACCACGCTCATTGCGCGCAACATGCTGGCAACCGGACGTAAGCCACGCACTGAAAGCGAACAAATGATTGTGGGGAATGCCCGTTTGATGGCTGAGATTTCTGCACATTTAGCGGAGCCGTTAACCCCCGCTCTGATTCGCCATTTTCATGCTGTCGGCATGGCGGGTATTGATGATGCAAAATATACGCCGGGGGACTATCGCATCACGGATGACATTGTTATTGCCGATTACGATGGCAATATCGTGCATCAGCCTCCCGCAGCCTCGCAGATTGCTATGCGTCTGGAAAAAGTGTGCCACTGGGTTAACAACCGCGATGTGTATGTTCACCCGCTTATCCGCGCATGTAGCCTGCATTTTATGATTGCCCATGAGCACCC
The nucleotide sequence above comes from Kosakonia sp. H02. Encoded proteins:
- a CDS encoding Fic family protein, which codes for MGIKRPPALTPLAAISGEQMEKYHAWARVLDDKGRYLPWDEFQFRVKGADPVLAWSFTRRARSSAMQFIDYANEQGQQAGFNKTSRIDALCEQVDKYTTAQALNQQHERLQGIGVALSQLQFDEAITSSQLEGANTTTLIARNMLATGRKPRTESEQMIVGNARLMAEISAHLAEPLTPALIRHFHAVGMAGIDDAKYTPGDYRITDDIVIADYDGNIVHQPPAASQIAMRLEKVCHWVNNRDVYVHPLIRACSLHFMIAHEHPFRDGNGRTSRALFYWYMLKSGYDVFRYISISRLLYAAPVKYAHSYQHTETDNMDLTYFLDYQADIISRAINHFYKYIESLIRRRVEMDQRLFASGAISRLSQRQVTLFNIMLAQPGMAITAARVCESLGVSDNTARNDLRALVREGLVEERKINGQLTEYVARGYS